One window from the genome of Thermus caldifontis encodes:
- a CDS encoding ABC transporter ATP-binding protein, with protein MKALEVTQATKRFGGLVAVNNVSLSVNQGEIFSVIGPNGAGKTTFFNLLTGIYPPDEGRILLFGKDVTGLPPDRIAKEGVGRTFQNIRLFGAMTVLENLLVGMHIHIRVPYFHALFRTPLARREERRAEEEAKRLLEYVGLSHRKDELAKNLPYGEQRKLEIARALALRPRLLLLDEPAAGMNPRETEELQAFIQRLREELGITIVLIEHDMRLVMRISDRIAVLEYGSKIAEGSPEEVRTNPRVIEAYLGKGAAGGAA; from the coding sequence ATGAAGGCCCTCGAGGTCACCCAGGCCACCAAGCGCTTCGGCGGTCTGGTGGCGGTGAACAACGTGAGCCTTTCCGTAAACCAAGGGGAGATCTTCTCCGTCATCGGCCCCAACGGGGCGGGCAAGACCACCTTCTTCAACCTCCTCACCGGCATCTACCCTCCCGATGAGGGAAGGATCCTCCTCTTTGGCAAGGATGTGACCGGCCTACCCCCGGATCGCATCGCCAAGGAAGGGGTGGGGCGCACCTTCCAAAACATCCGCCTCTTCGGGGCCATGACCGTGCTGGAAAACCTCCTGGTGGGCATGCACATCCACATACGCGTGCCCTACTTCCACGCCCTCTTCCGTACCCCCCTGGCCCGGCGGGAGGAGAGGCGGGCCGAGGAGGAGGCCAAAAGGCTTTTGGAGTACGTGGGGCTTTCCCACCGCAAGGACGAGCTGGCCAAGAACCTGCCCTACGGGGAGCAACGCAAGCTGGAGATCGCCCGCGCCTTGGCCCTTAGGCCCCGGCTCCTCCTCCTGGACGAGCCTGCGGCGGGCATGAACCCCCGGGAAACCGAGGAGCTTCAGGCCTTCATCCAGCGCCTCCGGGAGGAGCTTGGCATCACCATCGTCCTCATTGAGCACGACATGCGCCTGGTCATGCGCATCTCCGACCGCATCGCCGTGCTGGAATACGGTTCCAAGATCGCCGAGGGCTCCCCGGAAGAGGTGCGCACGAATCCCCGGGTCATCGAGGCCTACCTGGGCAAGGGGGCCGCAGGAGGTGCCGCATGA
- a CDS encoding protease complex subunit PrcB family protein, which produces MRKGLFFPLLLLPLLSACELLEGTGYRVAEAQLLFPEATERWTYFYGEPREVKLGTRVLRLEKAAGESLWAVPGTLWVEGNPVLREVGPALRPLAQAVRGVQGSLLEVRAQAALRSSWLYDGVGWVQLTGSLREGEKRTLVQPMGYRTPDLYAFTGAETQVLLREVLARRGGRQVVVFELAEPVLRPLALDPVPDGYRIGALGVQYGLTVEVVIPPPPAYRILDRGVNAAYQETEPRAFLANNPTRFAEVWNLVVANRIPRPPAPSVDFRSKSVAAFFWGLKPTGGYGLEVVGVTYAAGTARVVLNLQSPRPGAIVTQALTSPYVLLELERVSRVVFTDPSGKVLAEARE; this is translated from the coding sequence ATGAGAAAAGGCCTCTTCTTTCCCCTGTTGCTCCTCCCCCTCCTGAGCGCCTGCGAGCTTCTGGAAGGCACGGGTTACCGGGTGGCCGAGGCCCAGCTCCTCTTCCCCGAGGCCACGGAGCGCTGGACCTACTTCTACGGGGAGCCCCGGGAAGTAAAGCTGGGCACCCGGGTCCTGCGCCTGGAAAAGGCCGCCGGGGAAAGCCTTTGGGCAGTTCCGGGAACCCTATGGGTGGAGGGAAACCCGGTGCTAAGGGAGGTGGGCCCCGCCCTTAGGCCCCTAGCCCAGGCGGTGCGGGGGGTTCAGGGAAGCCTCCTCGAGGTCCGGGCCCAGGCCGCCTTGCGCTCCAGTTGGCTCTATGACGGGGTGGGCTGGGTGCAGCTTACGGGAAGCCTTAGGGAAGGGGAGAAGCGCACCCTGGTCCAGCCCATGGGCTACCGGACCCCAGACCTCTATGCCTTTACCGGAGCCGAAACCCAAGTCCTCCTGCGGGAGGTCCTGGCCCGTCGGGGTGGGCGGCAGGTGGTGGTCTTTGAGCTTGCCGAGCCAGTCCTAAGGCCCCTGGCCTTGGATCCCGTCCCCGACGGGTACCGGATCGGGGCCCTAGGGGTGCAGTACGGGCTTACAGTGGAGGTGGTGATCCCGCCCCCACCCGCCTACCGCATCCTGGACCGCGGCGTCAACGCCGCCTACCAGGAAACCGAGCCCAGGGCCTTCTTGGCCAACAACCCCACCCGCTTCGCCGAGGTCTGGAACCTGGTGGTGGCGAACCGCATCCCCCGCCCGCCCGCCCCCAGCGTGGACTTCCGCAGCAAAAGCGTGGCCGCCTTCTTCTGGGGGCTTAAGCCCACGGGGGGGTACGGCCTCGAGGTGGTGGGGGTCACCTACGCCGCCGGCACCGCCCGAGTGGTCCTGAACCTGCAAAGCCCAAGACCCGGGGCCATCGTCACCCAGGCCCTCACCAGCCCCTACGTGCTCTTGGAACTGGAAAGGGTGAGCCGGGTGGTGTTCACGGACCCCTCAGGGAAGGTTTTGGCCGAAGCCCGGGAGTAG
- a CDS encoding branched-chain amino acid ABC transporter permease — MSVLSLLLSLAYLGLVFLAPGALSNLFGLLALGATAFLRLSPTWRTLNLALLTLAFTLGLVRSGNTLGLIGLVGILVALTTLPRIPGWIRALLGLAILLLSVPMAGFANTFIFELGIQIGIYAAMALGLNVVVGMAGLLDLGYAAFFAVGAYTWAIFGSEQAKNFMQGNFPLPGEYMYLFMAIAIVTTALTGLLIGLPALRLRGDYLAIVTLGLGEVVRILANNLDHPINFTNGPQGITPVQRPPIEWFRELMGTLGVRLDQTTDYQLFFYLLVLLMIGLVVLANVNLANSRFGRAWVAIREDEVAARSMGIPLLPTKLLAFMTGAAFSGVMGVIFAAQRTFVSPESFTLLASITILGMVILGGMGSIPGAILGAAALTILNLDVLKTFSEFVRTSLPQIPSQVDPAKYERLVFGLILVLMMIFRPEGLIPEKRHREEMAASPEGKQGGEA, encoded by the coding sequence ATGAGCGTCCTTTCCCTTCTCCTGAGCCTAGCCTATCTGGGCCTGGTCTTTCTGGCCCCAGGGGCTCTCAGCAACCTGTTTGGCCTTCTGGCCCTGGGAGCCACCGCCTTCCTGAGGCTTTCCCCCACCTGGCGCACCCTGAACCTAGCCCTCCTCACCCTGGCCTTCACCCTGGGCCTGGTGCGCTCGGGGAACACCCTGGGCCTCATCGGCCTGGTGGGGATCCTGGTGGCCCTCACCACCCTGCCCCGCATCCCGGGCTGGATCCGGGCCCTGTTGGGCCTGGCCATCCTCCTCCTCAGCGTGCCCATGGCGGGCTTCGCCAACACCTTCATCTTTGAGCTGGGCATCCAGATCGGCATCTATGCGGCCATGGCCCTGGGCCTCAACGTGGTGGTGGGGATGGCGGGGCTTCTGGACCTGGGCTATGCGGCCTTCTTCGCCGTGGGGGCCTACACCTGGGCCATCTTCGGCAGCGAACAGGCCAAGAACTTCATGCAGGGCAACTTCCCCTTGCCTGGGGAGTACATGTATCTTTTCATGGCAATCGCCATCGTGACCACGGCCCTGACGGGTCTCCTCATCGGCCTTCCTGCCCTCAGGCTTCGCGGGGACTACCTGGCCATCGTGACCCTGGGCCTGGGGGAGGTGGTGCGGATCCTGGCCAACAACCTGGACCACCCCATCAACTTCACCAACGGACCCCAGGGCATTACCCCCGTGCAACGCCCGCCCATTGAGTGGTTCCGGGAGCTGATGGGGACCTTGGGGGTAAGGCTGGACCAGACCACGGACTACCAGCTCTTCTTCTACCTCCTGGTCCTCCTCATGATCGGCCTGGTGGTGCTGGCCAACGTGAACCTGGCCAACTCCCGCTTCGGCCGGGCCTGGGTGGCCATACGCGAGGACGAGGTGGCCGCCCGTTCCATGGGGATTCCCCTCCTGCCCACCAAGCTCTTGGCCTTCATGACCGGGGCCGCCTTCTCCGGGGTCATGGGGGTGATCTTCGCCGCCCAGCGCACCTTCGTCTCCCCCGAGTCCTTTACCCTCCTGGCCTCCATCACCATCCTGGGCATGGTGATCCTGGGAGGGATGGGCTCCATCCCCGGGGCCATCCTGGGGGCCGCAGCCCTCACCATCCTCAACCTGGACGTGCTCAAGACCTTCAGCGAGTTCGTGCGCACCAGCCTCCCCCAGATCCCTAGCCAGGTGGACCCTGCCAAGTACGAAAGGCTGGTCTTCGGCCTTATCCTGGTCCTGATGATGATCTTCCGCCCGGAAGGCCTCATCCCCGAGAAGCGGCACCGGGAGGAGATGGCTGCTTCCCCGGAGGGGAAACAAGGGGGGGAAGCATGA
- a CDS encoding ABC transporter substrate-binding protein produces the protein MKRKLLLGLLVALGLGFAQKTLVFGSNGEPVSLEPGNITDGISIYVQRQIYDTLVDFKPGTTEITAGLATSWFSSPDGKVWTFRLRQGVKFQDGTELDAEAVKFNIERWWDPKNPTRIDAAARYEIWPELFGGFKGEEGSILKEIQVVDKYTIRFILNQPFPAFPAAIGSGYFGIASPAAIKKDGAKYGSPTGSAVGTGPFRLVEWRPGEQVVLEKNPTYWKKGFPKVDRVVFRVIKDPAARLAALKAGTIDFTTDIPPANLKDLEADRNLDAVFRPSFNVGYLALNPSHKPLSDPRVRQAIAMAINKKAIVQAFWGKLGLTDGRFTPPSMKAFQSPKVTDYEFNPQKAKALLAEAGYPNGFDLELWYMPVSRPYFPTPKEIAEAMAADLSAIGIRVKLQTKDWASYLADRKKAPGFQAYMLGWTGDYGDPQNFYDPHFACPIADLFDSAGKPLCVKELGDILTKAATTPNLEERKRLYQQADELTFNLALRVPIVHSQPLLAKRKNISGWVPSPLGSESFETIEKR, from the coding sequence ATGAAGAGAAAACTCCTGCTTGGCCTGTTGGTAGCTTTGGGCTTGGGGTTCGCCCAGAAGACCTTGGTTTTTGGGTCCAACGGGGAGCCGGTGAGCCTCGAGCCCGGCAACATCACCGACGGCATCTCCATCTACGTGCAACGCCAGATCTACGACACCCTGGTGGACTTTAAGCCGGGAACCACCGAGATCACCGCTGGCCTGGCCACCAGCTGGTTCAGCTCCCCAGATGGCAAGGTCTGGACTTTCCGTCTGCGCCAGGGGGTTAAGTTCCAGGATGGCACCGAGCTGGATGCGGAGGCGGTGAAGTTCAACATCGAGCGCTGGTGGGACCCCAAGAACCCCACCCGCATTGACGCCGCCGCCCGCTACGAGATCTGGCCGGAGCTCTTCGGCGGCTTCAAGGGGGAGGAGGGATCCATTCTGAAGGAGATCCAGGTGGTGGACAAGTACACCATCCGCTTTATCCTTAACCAGCCCTTCCCCGCCTTCCCCGCCGCCATCGGCTCAGGTTACTTTGGCATCGCCAGCCCCGCTGCCATCAAGAAGGATGGGGCCAAGTACGGCTCCCCCACGGGAAGCGCCGTGGGCACTGGGCCCTTCCGCCTGGTGGAGTGGCGGCCTGGGGAGCAGGTGGTCCTGGAAAAGAACCCCACCTACTGGAAGAAAGGCTTCCCCAAGGTGGATCGGGTGGTCTTCCGGGTCATCAAGGACCCCGCCGCCCGCTTGGCGGCCCTAAAGGCCGGGACCATTGACTTCACCACCGACATCCCTCCCGCCAACCTCAAGGACCTCGAGGCGGACCGCAACCTGGACGCCGTCTTCCGCCCCTCCTTTAACGTGGGTTACCTGGCCCTGAACCCCTCCCACAAACCCCTTTCCGACCCCCGGGTCAGGCAGGCCATCGCCATGGCCATCAACAAGAAGGCCATCGTCCAGGCCTTCTGGGGCAAACTGGGGCTCACGGACGGCCGCTTCACCCCGCCCTCCATGAAGGCCTTCCAGTCCCCCAAGGTCACGGACTACGAGTTCAACCCCCAGAAGGCCAAGGCCCTTCTGGCGGAGGCCGGGTATCCCAACGGGTTTGATCTGGAGCTTTGGTACATGCCCGTTTCCCGGCCCTACTTCCCCACCCCCAAGGAGATCGCCGAGGCCATGGCCGCCGACCTCTCCGCCATCGGCATCCGGGTCAAGCTCCAGACCAAGGACTGGGCCAGCTACCTGGCGGACCGCAAGAAGGCCCCGGGCTTCCAGGCCTACATGCTGGGCTGGACCGGGGACTACGGCGATCCCCAGAACTTCTATGACCCTCACTTTGCCTGCCCCATCGCCGACCTTTTTGATAGCGCCGGCAAGCCCCTCTGCGTGAAGGAGCTTGGCGACATCCTCACCAAGGCCGCCACCACCCCGAACCTGGAGGAGCGCAAGCGCCTTTACCAGCAGGCGGACGAACTCACCTTCAACCTGGCCCTGCGCGTCCCCATCGTCCACTCCCAGCCCCTTCTGGCCAAGCGCAAGAACATCTCCGGCTGGGTACCGAGCCCCTTGGGCTCCGAGTCCTTTGAAACCATAGAGAAGCGCTAG
- a CDS encoding ABC transporter ATP-binding protein, with product MSLLELKDVHTYYGHIHALKGISLRVEEGEIVTLIGSNGAGKSTTLRTISGLVKPRQGEVLFQGRPIHRLPAHQIVALGVGHVPEGRRIFPRLTVEENLEIGAYLENDRKVVQKRKEEVFSLFPRLYERRGQKGGTLSGGEQQMLAIGRALMQNPRILLMDEPSMGLAPVLVDFIFEIIQRLNREGRTILLVEQNARLALQIAHRGYVLATGEITLEGPARHLAQNPEVQKAYLGEG from the coding sequence ATGAGCCTCCTGGAACTCAAGGACGTCCACACCTACTACGGCCACATCCACGCCCTCAAAGGCATTTCCCTAAGGGTGGAAGAAGGGGAGATCGTGACCCTGATTGGCTCCAACGGGGCCGGCAAGAGCACCACCTTGCGCACCATCAGCGGACTGGTCAAACCCCGACAGGGGGAGGTCCTCTTCCAGGGAAGACCCATCCACCGCCTCCCCGCCCACCAGATCGTGGCCCTGGGCGTGGGGCACGTGCCCGAAGGCCGCCGGATCTTCCCCCGGCTCACCGTGGAGGAGAACCTGGAGATCGGGGCCTATCTGGAAAACGACCGCAAGGTGGTGCAAAAGCGCAAGGAGGAGGTGTTCTCCCTCTTTCCCCGGCTCTACGAGCGCCGGGGGCAGAAGGGGGGCACCCTTTCCGGCGGGGAGCAACAGATGCTGGCCATCGGCCGGGCCCTGATGCAAAACCCCCGGATCCTCCTCATGGACGAACCCTCCATGGGCCTGGCCCCGGTGCTGGTGGACTTCATCTTTGAGATCATCCAAAGGCTCAACCGGGAAGGGCGCACCATCCTCCTGGTGGAGCAAAACGCCCGCCTGGCCTTGCAGATCGCCCACCGGGGCTACGTTTTGGCCACCGGGGAGATCACCCTGGAAGGCCCGGCCCGCCACCTGGCGCAAAACCCCGAGGTGCAGAAGGCCTACCTGGGGGAGGGCTAG
- a CDS encoding ABC transporter permease, with protein sequence METPSRQALRRFLKSPSGKLGLALTFFLVLLALSIPLLKPYDPTTDRDYLNRLKPPTLEHPFGTDHLGRDVFTRVLHGSRISLQVGVISVGIGLLLGTFLGLLAGFYRGRVELFIGWLADLLLAFPGTLLAIAIVAVSGPSLQNAMLAIGIVQVPVYIRLARSMVLSLREQDFVQAATALGAGNGRILFRHILPGTLAPLVVQATLSIGTATLEAAALGFLGLGAQPPAPEWGAMIADSFKGGYAMNAPWTMIFPGLFIMLTVLAFNLLGDGLRDALDPRSR encoded by the coding sequence ATGGAAACCCCCTCTCGCCAAGCCCTAAGGCGCTTCTTGAAATCCCCTTCCGGCAAGCTAGGCCTTGCCCTTACCTTCTTTCTGGTGCTCCTAGCCCTTTCTATCCCCCTCCTGAAGCCCTACGACCCCACCACCGACCGGGACTACCTGAACCGGCTCAAACCCCCCACCCTGGAACACCCCTTTGGCACCGACCACCTGGGCCGGGATGTCTTCACCCGGGTGCTCCACGGAAGCCGCATCTCCCTCCAGGTGGGAGTCATCTCGGTGGGCATCGGGCTTTTGTTGGGTACTTTCCTGGGCCTCCTCGCCGGGTTTTACCGGGGAAGGGTAGAGCTTTTCATCGGCTGGCTTGCCGATCTTCTACTGGCCTTTCCGGGAACGCTTTTGGCTATAGCCATCGTGGCGGTTTCTGGCCCCAGCTTGCAAAACGCCATGCTGGCCATCGGCATCGTGCAGGTGCCCGTCTACATCCGTCTGGCCCGTTCCATGGTCCTCTCCTTAAGGGAGCAGGACTTCGTCCAGGCGGCCACAGCCCTGGGAGCGGGCAACGGACGGATCCTTTTCCGGCATATCCTTCCCGGAACCCTAGCCCCCCTGGTGGTCCAGGCCACCTTGTCCATCGGCACCGCCACCCTCGAGGCCGCCGCTTTGGGCTTCCTGGGCCTTGGGGCCCAGCCCCCTGCCCCCGAGTGGGGGGCCATGATCGCGGATAGCTTCAAGGGGGGTTACGCCATGAACGCCCCCTGGACCATGATCTTCCCGGGGCTTTTCATCATGCTTACCGTTTTGGCCTTCAACCTCCTGGGGGATGGCCTAAGGGATGCCCTGGACCCCAGGAGCCGGTGA
- a CDS encoding branched-chain amino acid ABC transporter permease: MLEQILALLPQVIFDGLILGFVYAMVALGYTMVYGVLELINFAHSEIFMIGAVVGVEVFRYLAPHVGNGLLLLLLALVLGGVVAGITAILVERFAYRPLRKRGTTNRLVPLITAIGVSFILQDLVRFIEGLWHNEFFLRMRTVEDLEGSVELFGGAIFAQTKSFILMGVSILMLLGLTYLVNRTKLGVAIRAVAQDLSTASLMGIDPDRIISRTFLIGGSLGGVAGVLFALQYTTITPYVGFLPGIKAFTAAVLGGIGNIPGAMLGGLVLGQLENFFGTYLPILTGGNFGTEYKDVVAFLILIFILLVRPQGLLGQVVKEKV; this comes from the coding sequence TTGCTGGAGCAAATCCTAGCCCTGCTGCCCCAGGTGATCTTTGACGGGCTCATCCTGGGCTTCGTCTACGCCATGGTGGCCCTGGGGTACACCATGGTTTACGGCGTCTTGGAGCTCATCAACTTCGCCCACTCGGAGATCTTCATGATCGGAGCGGTGGTGGGGGTGGAGGTCTTCCGTTACCTGGCGCCCCACGTGGGGAACGGCTTGCTTCTCCTCCTCCTCGCCCTAGTCCTGGGTGGGGTGGTGGCGGGGATCACCGCCATCCTGGTGGAGCGCTTCGCTTACCGCCCCCTGCGGAAAAGGGGCACCACCAACCGCCTGGTGCCCCTCATCACCGCCATCGGGGTCTCCTTCATCCTCCAGGACCTGGTGCGCTTCATTGAGGGCCTTTGGCACAACGAGTTCTTCCTGCGCATGCGCACCGTGGAGGACCTCGAGGGCTCCGTGGAGCTCTTTGGCGGGGCCATCTTCGCCCAGACCAAGTCCTTCATCCTCATGGGAGTTTCCATTCTCATGTTGTTGGGCCTCACCTACCTGGTGAACCGCACCAAGCTAGGGGTGGCCATCCGCGCCGTGGCCCAAGACCTCTCCACCGCAAGCCTCATGGGCATAGACCCGGACCGCATCATCTCCCGCACCTTCCTGATCGGGGGATCCCTAGGGGGCGTGGCGGGGGTGCTCTTCGCCCTGCAGTACACCACCATCACCCCTTACGTGGGCTTCCTTCCTGGCATCAAGGCCTTTACCGCAGCGGTGCTAGGGGGTATCGGCAACATCCCCGGGGCCATGCTGGGGGGGCTCGTGCTGGGGCAGCTGGAAAACTTCTTCGGCACCTACCTCCCCATCCTGACGGGCGGCAACTTTGGCACGGAGTACAAGGACGTGGTGGCCTTCCTCATCCTGATCTTCATCCTTCTGGTCAGGCCCCAAGGCCTTCTGGGACAGGTGGTCAAGGAGAAAGTATGA
- a CDS encoding ABC transporter permease — MWSYVLRRLIGLIPVLFGITLLVFLFLQLIPGDPAQAILGERGTPEQLEALREKLGLNRPLYVQYLTFVRNVLTGDLGTSAVSTIPVAEELKRRWPATFELALAATLVAVVLGIPVGILAAVRKNSLLDTLSMSLSLVGVSMPVFWLGLLLVYLFAVNLHWLPTGGRLSTDLGIDFRPITGFLLLDGLLTLRLEVLGDALRHLILPALTLGTIPLAILTRITRSAMLEVLSQDYVRTARAKGLAERQVILKHALKNALLPVVTIIGLQFGTLLGGAILTETIFSWPGIGSYIYEGILNRDYPVVQAGVLVVATVFVLVNLLVDLSYALLDTRIQYR; from the coding sequence ATGTGGAGCTATGTTTTACGGAGGCTCATTGGCTTGATCCCGGTCCTTTTCGGGATCACCCTTTTGGTTTTCCTGTTTCTGCAGCTCATCCCCGGCGATCCCGCCCAGGCCATCCTGGGAGAAAGGGGCACCCCAGAGCAGCTGGAGGCCCTCCGGGAGAAACTGGGGCTGAACCGGCCCCTCTACGTGCAGTACCTAACCTTTGTCCGGAACGTCCTTACCGGGGACCTAGGCACCAGTGCCGTTTCCACCATCCCCGTGGCCGAGGAGCTGAAAAGGCGCTGGCCCGCCACCTTTGAGTTGGCCTTGGCCGCCACCTTGGTGGCGGTGGTCCTGGGCATTCCCGTGGGCATTCTGGCAGCGGTGCGGAAGAATAGCCTTTTAGATACCCTTTCCATGAGCCTCTCCCTCGTGGGCGTGTCCATGCCCGTCTTTTGGCTCGGCCTCCTCTTGGTCTACCTCTTTGCGGTCAACCTCCACTGGCTGCCCACGGGCGGGAGGCTTTCCACCGATTTGGGCATTGATTTCCGCCCCATCACGGGCTTTTTGCTCCTGGACGGCCTCCTAACCCTACGGCTGGAAGTGCTTGGGGATGCCCTTCGCCACCTCATCCTCCCCGCCCTCACCCTGGGCACCATCCCCTTGGCCATCCTTACCCGCATCACCCGGAGCGCCATGCTGGAAGTGCTCTCCCAGGATTACGTGCGCACCGCCCGGGCCAAGGGGTTGGCCGAGCGCCAGGTGATCCTTAAACACGCCCTTAAGAACGCCCTTTTACCCGTGGTGACCATTATCGGCCTGCAGTTCGGCACCCTTTTAGGGGGGGCCATCCTCACGGAGACCATTTTTTCCTGGCCCGGCATCGGCTCATACATCTACGAGGGCATCCTCAACCGCGACTACCCCGTGGTCCAGGCCGGGGTACTGGTGGTGGCCACGGTGTTCGTCTTGGTCAACCTCCTGGTGGACCTCTCCTACGCCCTTTTGGATACCCGTATCCAGTACAGGTGA
- a CDS encoding branched-chain amino acid ABC transporter substrate-binding protein has product MRKIGLLVAGVAALGMALGQANVIKIATQSPLSGPQAALGEQIKLGAELAIEEAKAKFKALGFDLVLVPYDDQANPDVGVANANRIINDPDILGVVGHLNSGVAIPSSEVYARVNLVMVSPANTNPRVTDRKLPNVNRICGRDDVQGPVGAEYAFNNLKVKNVFIIHDKTAYGQGLAEEFKKRLEALGGKAVAFVGTEETSNFVPIINQIRGARPVPELIYFGGIYSQIGPFVKQLRERGVKTRLMGGDGLDASEFVRLAGKENAAGTFYTTVAGPVSAFPKAKAVAQRFKQKYGKDMEGFGIYAYDAANVILAGLEAAIKAAGDKKPTREQVAQAVRQVKMEGLTGTIEFDDKGDNKKAKYFIMQVASTGKWEDNKLIRVIEMAAPGAR; this is encoded by the coding sequence ATGAGGAAAATCGGCTTGCTGGTAGCAGGTGTGGCCGCCCTGGGCATGGCCCTGGGCCAGGCCAACGTCATCAAGATCGCCACCCAGTCCCCCCTTTCCGGCCCCCAGGCCGCCCTGGGCGAACAGATCAAGCTGGGGGCAGAGCTGGCCATCGAGGAGGCCAAGGCCAAGTTCAAAGCCTTGGGCTTTGACCTGGTCCTGGTCCCCTACGACGACCAGGCCAACCCCGACGTGGGCGTGGCCAACGCCAACCGCATCATCAACGACCCCGACATCCTGGGCGTGGTGGGCCACCTGAACTCGGGCGTGGCCATCCCCTCCAGCGAGGTGTACGCCCGGGTGAACCTGGTCATGGTCTCCCCCGCCAACACCAACCCCCGGGTCACCGACCGCAAGCTCCCCAATGTGAACCGCATCTGTGGGCGTGACGACGTGCAGGGGCCGGTGGGGGCGGAGTACGCCTTCAACAACCTGAAGGTGAAAAACGTCTTCATCATCCACGACAAGACCGCCTACGGCCAGGGCCTGGCGGAGGAGTTCAAGAAGCGCCTCGAGGCCCTGGGCGGCAAGGCCGTGGCCTTCGTGGGCACCGAGGAGACCTCCAACTTCGTGCCCATCATCAACCAGATCCGCGGGGCCCGGCCCGTGCCCGAGCTCATCTACTTCGGGGGCATCTACAGCCAGATTGGCCCCTTCGTGAAGCAGCTCCGCGAACGGGGGGTCAAGACCCGGCTCATGGGCGGGGACGGGCTTGACGCTAGCGAGTTCGTGCGCCTGGCGGGCAAGGAGAACGCCGCCGGCACCTTCTACACCACGGTGGCTGGCCCGGTTTCCGCCTTCCCCAAGGCCAAGGCAGTGGCCCAGCGCTTCAAGCAGAAGTACGGCAAGGACATGGAGGGCTTTGGCATCTACGCCTACGACGCCGCCAACGTGATCCTGGCCGGGCTGGAAGCCGCCATCAAGGCCGCGGGCGACAAGAAGCCCACCCGGGAGCAGGTGGCCCAGGCGGTGCGCCAGGTGAAGATGGAAGGCCTCACCGGCACCATCGAGTTCGACGACAAGGGCGACAACAAGAAGGCCAAGTACTTCATCATGCAGGTGGCCTCCACCGGCAAGTGGGAGGACAACAAGCTGATCCGCGTCATTGAGATGGCCGCCCCGGGCGCCAGGTAA